One Nostoc sp. UHCC 0302 DNA window includes the following coding sequences:
- a CDS encoding XDD4 family exosortase-dependent surface protein, translated as MSQPYSKKIVGYVTCCVSALAMVTAGQISKANAASMTFSATGTNPISGGNSTALAAKAVFDDSIAGKLTLTLTNTGPGASVPSDVLTGIFWDYAGSPLTSLTLSSAKAPTVITNNVTTGTNIDLTKVGGSKVEWGFAKTTASSGLGGASGVANPVTQHYGIGTAGFGISPGLGLSGGQQLNYGIITGYDSANPAVNGGTFIKNSATFVFAGLPTGFDLTKIQNVRFQYGTALNEPSTYYIAPPPPPKKVPEPGATAALGLFAVGALRLTKKKSLVAA; from the coding sequence GTGTCTCAGCCATATTCCAAGAAAATAGTAGGTTATGTAACTTGCTGTGTATCAGCATTAGCTATGGTTACTGCTGGGCAAATATCCAAAGCAAATGCAGCCTCCATGACTTTTTCAGCCACAGGTACTAACCCAATATCAGGTGGAAACAGTACAGCCCTTGCGGCGAAAGCTGTCTTTGATGATTCAATAGCAGGTAAGTTGACACTGACCCTTACCAATACAGGCCCGGGTGCATCAGTCCCTTCTGATGTCTTAACAGGAATCTTCTGGGATTATGCTGGCTCTCCCTTAACAAGCTTAACTTTGTCTTCAGCAAAAGCTCCAACCGTAATTACGAATAATGTAACGACTGGAACTAATATCGATCTTACCAAGGTTGGAGGAAGTAAAGTTGAATGGGGTTTTGCAAAGACTACCGCTAGCAGTGGACTTGGTGGTGCTAGTGGCGTAGCTAACCCAGTAACTCAGCATTACGGTATTGGTACAGCCGGTTTTGGCATATCGCCTGGTTTGGGTCTTTCGGGTGGGCAGCAATTAAATTACGGTATTATTACTGGTTACGATAGTGCAAATCCAGCAGTGAATGGGGGGACTTTTATCAAGAACTCTGCTACATTCGTTTTTGCAGGGCTACCTACTGGCTTTGATTTAACAAAGATTCAGAATGTTCGTTTTCAGTATGGGACTGCTTTAAATGAACCTAGTACTTATTATATTGCTCCGCCACCTCCACCAAAGAAAGTACCTGAGCCTGGAGCTACAGCTGCTCTTGGCTTATTTGCTGTAGGTGCGCTGAGACTAACAAAGAAAAAGTCTCTAGTGGCAGCCTAA
- the grxC gene encoding glutaredoxin 3, protein MAAKVEIYTWRTCPFCIRAKSLLKTKGVEFVEYSIDGDEAARDKMAQRSNGRRSVPQIFINDDHIGGCDDIHALDRQGKLDELLASSNSV, encoded by the coding sequence ATGGCTGCAAAAGTAGAAATTTATACTTGGAGGACTTGCCCGTTTTGTATTCGTGCCAAAAGTCTGCTCAAAACCAAGGGAGTTGAATTTGTCGAATACAGCATTGATGGAGACGAGGCCGCAAGAGATAAAATGGCTCAAAGATCAAATGGACGCCGCTCTGTACCGCAAATTTTCATCAATGATGATCATATTGGCGGTTGTGACGATATCCATGCTTTAGACCGTCAAGGCAAACTAGATGAGTTACTCGCTTCTAGTAATAGTGTGTAG
- the gshB gene encoding glutathione synthase → MKLAFIIDPIHLLDPCHDTSVALMEAAQILGHEVWITQANLLSVVEGKAWAVLQRVELVPVQLVEGRWLAANPWYKLSARALTSLETMDAVFMRTDPPVNDSYLYATYILDYIDQKNTLVINSPSGIRGANEKMYALQFTNAVPETIVSADKQVIREFVEAKRATVLKPLGNKAGEGILFLQSGDRNFNSIVELSTLQGKVPVMVQTYLPEAKAGDKRIILLNGEPIGALNRLSSGTDFRNNMATGGTVAQTEITPREYEICTQLAERLRQDGLIFVGIDVIGGYLTEVNVTSPTGIREIDRLDGTRLAHQVIQWVEQTLSNSKFKVRF, encoded by the coding sequence GTGAAACTAGCTTTTATCATTGATCCCATCCATCTACTTGACCCGTGTCACGATACTAGTGTTGCTTTAATGGAAGCAGCGCAAATCCTGGGACACGAAGTTTGGATAACTCAAGCAAATCTGCTGAGTGTGGTGGAGGGCAAAGCCTGGGCTGTCCTACAGCGAGTAGAACTTGTACCAGTGCAGTTGGTCGAGGGACGCTGGCTAGCGGCGAATCCTTGGTATAAGTTGAGCGCTCGTGCCTTAACTTCTTTAGAAACAATGGACGCCGTATTTATGCGGACAGATCCACCAGTCAATGATTCCTACCTCTATGCCACCTACATTCTGGATTACATTGACCAAAAGAATACTCTGGTGATTAACAGTCCTAGCGGTATCCGGGGGGCAAATGAAAAAATGTATGCCCTTCAGTTTACTAATGCAGTTCCAGAAACAATTGTTAGTGCTGATAAGCAGGTTATTAGGGAATTTGTCGAAGCCAAGAGAGCAACGGTTCTTAAACCACTGGGTAACAAAGCTGGGGAAGGTATTTTATTTTTGCAATCAGGCGATCGCAACTTCAATTCTATTGTCGAACTTAGTACCCTCCAAGGTAAAGTGCCAGTAATGGTACAGACGTATTTACCAGAGGCAAAAGCAGGAGACAAGCGAATTATTTTACTCAATGGGGAACCTATTGGTGCGCTCAATCGCCTTTCTAGCGGAACTGATTTTCGCAATAATATGGCTACTGGTGGCACAGTAGCTCAAACTGAGATTACCCCAAGAGAGTATGAAATTTGTACCCAACTAGCTGAACGCCTACGCCAAGACGGCTTAATTTTTGTGGGCATAGATGTTATTGGTGGCTACCTTACTGAAGTTAACGTCACCAGTCCTACCGGAATTCGCGAAATTGACCGTTTAGATGGCACTCGCCTTGCTCATCAGGTCATTCAGTGGGTTGAACAGACCTTAAGCAATTCAAAATTCAAAGTTCGTTTTTAA